One Melospiza melodia melodia isolate bMelMel2 chromosome 1, bMelMel2.pri, whole genome shotgun sequence genomic window carries:
- the ANXA13 gene encoding annexin A13, which yields MGSSHSQTYKLAEDIRKPAIGAASLSADEPSAHKRRHHHGSDAEQDAKKIHSACKGAGTNEKKIIEVLSSRTSEQRQQIKQKYKELYSKEMEEDLKGDLSGSFEKAVLALLDLPCEFEARELRRAMKGAGTDESLLIEILCTRSNKEIVNIKEAYKRLFDRDLESDVKSDTSGSLQKILVMVLEATRDETQQVNAELAEQDASDLYKAGEGRWGTEELAFNVVLAKRSYSQLRATFQAYEKVCGKDIEESIKSETSGDLEKAYLTLVSCAKDCPGYFATLLHKSMKGAGTDEETLIRILVTRAESDLPAIKEKFQQMYKKPLAEAVRSDTSGDFRKLLLAILH from the exons TCAGCCCACAAGCGCCGCCACCACCACGGGTCTGATGCAGAGCAAGATGCCAAGAAAATTCACAGTGCCTGCAAGGGAGCAG GaaccaatgaaaaaaaaattattgaagtCTTATCAAGTCGAACATCGGAGCAGAGACAACAAATAAAACAGAAGTACAAGGAATTGTATAGCAAG GAGATGGAGGAGGACCTGAAGGGAGACCTGAGTGGGAGCTTTGAGAAGGCTGTGCTGGCTTTGCTGGACTTGCCCTGCGAGTTTGAGGCCCGAGAGCTGCGGAGGGCGATGAAGGGAGCTGGGACGGACGAGTCGCTGCTCATTGAGATCCTGTGCACTCGGAGCAACAAG gAAATTGTAAACATAAAGGAGGCCTACAAGCGTT TGTTTGACAGGGATCTGGAGTCTGATGTTAAAAGTGACACCAGTGGCTCCCTACAGAAGATATTAGTCATGGTGCTGGAG gcaacCCGAGATGAGACCCAGCAGGTCAATGCAGAGCTTGCTGAGCAAGATGCCTCAGATCTGTATAAA GCAGGAGAAGGGCGCTGGGGAACAGAGGAGCTGGCTTTCAATGTGGTCCTAGCAAAGAGAAGCTACAGCCAGCTGAGAGCCACTTTTCAAGCCTATGAAAAG GTGTGTGGGAAGGACATAGAAGAATCCATTAAAAGTGAAACATCTGGAGATCTGGAGAAGGCTTATCTGACTCTAG TCAGCTGTGCCAAAGACTGCCCAGGTTACTTTGCCACACTTCTGCACAAGTCGATGAAAGGAGCTGGGACTGATGAAGAGACCTTGATTCGCATCCTTGTGACCAGGGCTGAG AGCGACCTGCCAGCAATAAAGGAGAAGTTCCAGCAGATGTACAAGAAGCCTTTGGCTGAAGCCGTCCGCTCTGACACCTCTGGGGACTTCAGAAAGTTGCTGCTGGCAATTTTGCACTGA